GGCAACGGGAACCTCGCCCCAGGTCCCGTCGGTCCGCCCGATGACTGCAGCTTCGCGGATCCGCGGATGTGAGAACAGGACGTTCTCCACTTCGGCACAGTAGATGTTCTCGCCGCCGGAGATGATCATGTCCTTCTTGCGGTCGACGACGAAGACGAACCCTTCGTCGTCCTGACGGACCAGGTCCCCGGAGTGGAACCAACCACCGCCGAACGCGTCGGCCGTGGCGTCGGGGTTCTGCCAGTACTCACGCATGAGAGTAGGGCCCCGGTAGACGATCTCACCGATCTCCCCGCGAGCGACGTCTTTCATGTCGTCGTCGACCACACGGGCCGAAACAGTGGCGATGACGTGTCCGACGGAACCGAGCTTGCGCAGCGCATCCGCTCCGTCGAGAACGCAGGTGATGGGTGACATCTCGGTCTGGCCGAAGACCGCGACGTTGAGTGCCTCGGGGAACGTTGCCGACATGGCCTTCAGGATGGTGTCCGACGCCGGGGCAGCGCCCCAGGATATGACGCGAAGCTTCACTGCGCGTGGCGCTCGCGTTTGCTCGGCACATATCGCTTGCCACTGCACGGGTACGAGGAACAGTGTGGTGACTTCCTCGGATTCCAGGACGTCCAGCAGTGCTGCAGGATCGAATGCGCCGACTGGGTAGATGACTGTCGGAACCCCCAGCAGCAGACTCGGGGCCAGGCTGCCCAGGGCCGCGATGTGAAACATCGGTGATGCGCAGAAGCCGATTTCGCCCACGCCGTGCATCTGCAGTGCGCGAATGCACGTCAGCGCTTGCGCCTGCATGTTGGCGTGGGTCAGCACAGCACCTTTCGGTCGGCCGGTGGTGCCGGAGGTGTACATGATCAGTGCCGGTGCATCATCGGGGACGTCGACGGGTGCAGCGTGATCGGCGTCGACGAGCAGTCTCTCGTACTCCTCACCGACCGTGATCGTTCCTGTCACGGAATCCGATTGTGCTGCAACTGTTTCGGCAAGTCGAGCCAGTGGCTCGTCGGTCACGAGTAGCGTCGCACCGCTGTTGTCGGCCAGGAACGCGACCTCAGGGGCGGTCATCCTGAAGTTCACGGGTACTGCCAACGCACCGACCGCATTGATTGCCAGCACCGATTCGAGATATTCGGGGCGGTTGAGCATGAGGATCAGGACGCGGTCTCCGGCGCCGACACCTCGCCGACTCAGGACGTCGGCGAAGCTCGCGACCCGGTCGGAAAGCTCGTGCCAGGTGGTGGATTCGCCGAGGAATCGCAGCGCGAGCCCGTCCGGATTCATCAGGGCGTGGCGACGAACCTGGTTGTTCCAGTTGTTTCGAACCGAACGTTGCGGCTCCTGGCTGTGGTCGGATGAGTCCATTGCTGGTTCCTCTTTCGCGCGGTGCCGGCTGTCGGGGGTTCGAACCGCACACGGCGGCTACTGGCGATCTTCATCGGTCAGAGTGTCGCGGGTTGCTCCGCTCGCGGACCGACACTGCGTTCGGGTGTGTACGGGCACGTCGGTGGATCGGCGAGCGCACCGAGTTGGCTCGGACGGTAGCCGCGCGGGTAGCCGGGGTACGTCTTGTTCTTCGAATCGTCGGTGGTTCTCGAATGCCTACGCTTGGGCATGAATCGTTCCCCGCGCGCTTTGGCGCG
This region of Rhodococcus sp. PAMC28707 genomic DNA includes:
- the fadD5 gene encoding fatty-acid--CoA ligase FadD5, with protein sequence MDSSDHSQEPQRSVRNNWNNQVRRHALMNPDGLALRFLGESTTWHELSDRVASFADVLSRRGVGAGDRVLILMLNRPEYLESVLAINAVGALAVPVNFRMTAPEVAFLADNSGATLLVTDEPLARLAETVAAQSDSVTGTITVGEEYERLLVDADHAAPVDVPDDAPALIMYTSGTTGRPKGAVLTHANMQAQALTCIRALQMHGVGEIGFCASPMFHIAALGSLAPSLLLGVPTVIYPVGAFDPAALLDVLESEEVTTLFLVPVQWQAICAEQTRAPRAVKLRVISWGAAPASDTILKAMSATFPEALNVAVFGQTEMSPITCVLDGADALRKLGSVGHVIATVSARVVDDDMKDVARGEIGEIVYRGPTLMREYWQNPDATADAFGGGWFHSGDLVRQDDEGFVFVVDRKKDMIISGGENIYCAEVENVLFSHPRIREAAVIGRTDGTWGEVPVAVVALTDAAGAPDLTLDELAEWLGEHLARYKHPKELVVVDALPRNASGKVVKVALRSSYSPADVN